The Candidatus Aramenus sp. CH1 genome includes a window with the following:
- a CDS encoding CBS domain-containing protein, translating to MAVTVSQVSTKRVHVIKADDSVLTAAQEMKKHNLGSLLVIDANDTVVGIITERDIVRAFADSKCDAKVSEYMTKDVKGVTDDTPVADALNIMLENGFRHLPIIDKKTGKLSGIVSIRDLVKGVLDPHFLQFGKEWTEVKGTGVVCPVCGIEIDEYGYCGCGTGSG from the coding sequence ATGGCGGTCACTGTTTCTCAAGTTAGTACGAAGAGAGTCCACGTGATTAAGGCCGACGATAGCGTCTTGACTGCTGCACAGGAAATGAAAAAACACAACCTCGGCTCTCTGCTCGTAATAGACGCCAACGACACTGTAGTGGGCATTATAACTGAGAGGGATATAGTTAGGGCGTTCGCCGACAGTAAGTGCGACGCGAAGGTCTCAGAGTACATGACTAAGGACGTGAAAGGCGTCACTGACGACACTCCTGTTGCGGACGCTTTAAATATAATGCTAGAGAACGGCTTTAGGCACCTCCCAATTATAGACAAAAAGACAGGTAAACTGAGTGGAATAGTGTCGATAAGGGATCTGGTCAAGGGAGTCCTAGATCCTCATTTCCTGCAGTTCGGCAAGGAGTGGACTGAGGTAAAGGGCACCGGGGTAGTGTGTCCCGTATGCGGTATCGAGATAGACGAATACGGGTATTGTGGTTGCGGAACCGGTTCCGGTTGA
- a CDS encoding FAD-dependent oxidoreductase: protein MTLLRTLKRRIEFVEAEVQDVLPESNEVKTSKGKYDYDYLFVALGGSYEETFNAIPGHEHAFMHHVLEGFLGLRDSLNSAEDGVKVFVGNHTENPIEGPSYQVVLIAEYLLRKRGIKGEIYLSTQSPNGVFGQIPAKWVSDTANKYFEKRGVKVLKGKGVKEIKKDKVVLNNGTEVEADIKSVLPKLSASSFLRKSGLVEGNFADVELPTFRHKKFSNIYVFGDSAKGMVPAKTARGAMISAENAVSDFVKQKKGLDLPFYSQGILCMMIAGDDDGLLRFDREGDKTRLTFTFGRIFVQLKKTYSAMLVRRAFDVPYHAAPLLSH from the coding sequence TTGACGCTGCTGAGGACTCTAAAAAGGAGGATAGAGTTTGTAGAGGCAGAAGTCCAAGACGTTCTCCCCGAGTCAAACGAGGTGAAGACAAGTAAGGGCAAGTACGATTACGATTACCTTTTCGTAGCTCTGGGTGGTTCCTATGAAGAGACATTCAACGCCATCCCCGGCCATGAGCACGCCTTCATGCATCACGTATTGGAGGGCTTTCTGGGACTGAGGGATTCGCTAAATAGTGCAGAAGATGGGGTGAAGGTCTTTGTGGGCAACCATACGGAAAACCCAATCGAGGGACCGTCCTATCAAGTTGTCCTCATCGCCGAGTATTTGCTAAGGAAGAGGGGTATTAAGGGCGAAATTTACTTGTCCACGCAGAGCCCCAACGGGGTGTTCGGCCAGATTCCAGCAAAGTGGGTCTCCGACACTGCCAATAAGTACTTTGAGAAGAGAGGGGTGAAGGTGCTAAAAGGCAAGGGAGTTAAGGAAATAAAGAAGGATAAGGTAGTGTTAAACAACGGTACAGAGGTTGAGGCAGACATCAAGTCTGTACTCCCCAAGCTGAGCGCTTCTTCATTTCTCAGGAAGTCTGGCCTAGTCGAGGGCAACTTCGCTGACGTAGAGTTGCCCACGTTTAGGCACAAGAAGTTCTCCAACATATACGTTTTCGGCGACTCCGCCAAGGGTATGGTCCCAGCTAAAACCGCCAGGGGCGCTATGATATCTGCTGAAAACGCCGTCTCTGACTTTGTTAAGCAGAAGAAAGGGTTAGACCTTCCATTCTACTCGCAGGGCATCCTGTGCATGATGATCGCGGGCGACGATGATGGGCTCCTAAGGTTTGATAGGGAAGGGGATAAAACTAGGTTAACGTTTACCTTTGGCAGGATCTTCGTCCAGCTGAAAAAGACTTATTCGGCTATGTTGGTTAGGAGGGCGTTCGATGTGCCCTACCATGCAGCCCCGCTATTGTCCCACTAG
- a CDS encoding D-tyrosyl-tRNA(Tyr) deacylase yields the protein MNIKVIVSEKDPVGQTAKKLFGFDSVGEDVTDFTYDRADAIVILSRHESSAGIPSLTVHFPGNSSDKAMGGKPRTLGVAFPRLLTSIYRELLKIDIPIDKVIEATHHGPTLDKPVVFAEIGSDVSYWTNQELVRKLAEAVLRGVENYEKVTCDKVVLGLGGPHYSRLFSNLAKSSCISHIISKHYLTEIDSNIILQAIEKSIDRIDTIIFDSINRDLRQKILSYISTYNISVEFR from the coding sequence ATGAACATCAAGGTCATAGTCTCTGAAAAGGACCCGGTAGGGCAAACCGCGAAGAAGCTATTTGGCTTCGACTCTGTAGGGGAAGACGTGACCGATTTCACCTACGACAGGGCGGACGCGATTGTTATCCTGAGCAGGCACGAGAGCTCAGCCGGGATTCCTTCTCTAACCGTCCACTTCCCCGGAAACTCCTCTGACAAGGCCATGGGGGGTAAGCCAAGGACCTTGGGCGTCGCCTTTCCAAGGCTACTCACTTCCATATACAGGGAGTTACTGAAAATTGACATCCCAATAGACAAGGTGATAGAGGCTACTCACCACGGACCAACGTTAGATAAGCCAGTAGTCTTCGCGGAGATAGGGAGTGACGTCAGCTACTGGACTAACCAAGAACTCGTCAGGAAGCTGGCAGAGGCTGTGCTAAGGGGAGTGGAAAATTACGAGAAAGTGACCTGCGACAAGGTGGTGTTAGGCCTTGGGGGACCCCACTACTCCAGGCTCTTTAGCAATCTAGCAAAAAGTAGTTGTATATCACATATTATCTCTAAACACTATTTAACAGAAATAGACTCGAACATTATTTTACAAGCTATAGAAAAGTCAATTGATAGAATTGATACTATTATTTTCGATAGTATAAACAGAGATCTACGTCAAAAAATACTATCATATATTAGTACTTATAATATATCTGTTGAGTTTAGATAA
- a CDS encoding AAA family ATPase: protein MKLRVSNIGGITSPLELEISKGVTVYKAPNAYGKTSIAKALISLLTQEIKPDDLLNVFSNSGYVELEHEGRLYYRRITRRKNRIYESARLLMDDNRVLLLSYFSPDNALLNQILGGQDNVEWFISTTSKIDEIRKKKDEVEAKLASLQKEREELNDKYKQALDLRAKIRSVEEEIAKLEKEKESDKLLNRTTHAVATTWQNRLNEIVEKINAKKSELNELQRRLTRLELEIQQKESMIKPEVINYFQSQISQIDSELQKKSSLRNETEIEIRLLERVLDEIKESEKKHLSFCYVCGSHVDPETWRVRIDVIAKELKEKMSTFEGIRKETEELLRRKEELSRKIKDIENLQNEVARLKKSREDLLSKIEAVKSQIENYERQKREMEEKFNKGSETLRVVELEDDPAKRIKDLQRTKSQLEYELSLSGVPSALLEKLEEKDKEIQELQKVAEDLKKEYIRRLTAVKEEFVRTANSLLRQLEFNLEAEINDNYQLVVRRNGTVMDLKKLSSSERTSLALILVLTALKAFFKTPYFIVDESFMTFDQKRFDALVKYLANVTDYVIVTKSDENLQIAKETMEPQVSS from the coding sequence ATGAAGTTAAGAGTATCGAATATAGGAGGTATAACGTCTCCGCTCGAGTTAGAGATATCAAAGGGAGTGACCGTCTACAAGGCGCCTAACGCCTACGGTAAGACCTCAATAGCTAAGGCTTTAATATCGCTTTTAACGCAAGAAATAAAGCCCGACGACTTACTTAACGTCTTCTCCAACAGCGGATACGTAGAGCTAGAGCACGAGGGAAGACTCTACTACAGGAGAATTACTAGGCGCAAGAACAGGATCTACGAAAGCGCCAGGTTGCTGATGGACGACAATAGGGTGCTTCTACTATCTTACTTCTCCCCAGATAACGCTCTGTTGAACCAGATCCTTGGTGGACAGGATAACGTAGAGTGGTTCATCTCCACTACCTCAAAGATAGACGAAATAAGGAAAAAGAAGGACGAGGTAGAGGCAAAACTAGCGTCGCTTCAAAAGGAAAGGGAAGAACTAAACGACAAGTACAAGCAGGCCCTGGATCTAAGGGCGAAGATAAGGAGCGTGGAGGAGGAGATAGCCAAGTTAGAGAAGGAGAAGGAGAGCGATAAGCTACTAAACAGGACAACTCACGCAGTAGCAACCACGTGGCAGAACAGGCTCAACGAAATAGTGGAAAAGATAAACGCTAAGAAGAGCGAACTAAACGAACTACAGAGGAGGCTGACGAGACTAGAACTAGAGATACAGCAAAAGGAAAGCATGATTAAGCCCGAGGTAATAAATTACTTCCAGTCCCAAATATCGCAGATAGACTCTGAACTGCAGAAGAAGAGCTCGCTTAGGAATGAAACGGAGATTGAGATAAGACTACTGGAGAGGGTACTTGACGAGATCAAGGAATCTGAGAAGAAGCACTTGTCCTTTTGCTACGTCTGCGGAAGCCACGTGGATCCAGAAACGTGGAGGGTCAGAATAGACGTAATAGCCAAGGAGCTCAAGGAGAAGATGTCCACGTTTGAGGGAATTAGGAAGGAGACAGAGGAACTGCTGAGACGGAAAGAAGAGCTTTCCAGAAAGATAAAGGACATAGAGAACCTTCAAAACGAGGTAGCCAGGCTAAAGAAGTCCAGGGAGGACCTGCTCTCAAAGATCGAGGCTGTCAAGTCGCAGATAGAGAACTACGAGAGGCAAAAGAGGGAGATGGAGGAGAAATTCAACAAGGGAAGTGAGACGTTGAGGGTGGTGGAGCTGGAGGACGACCCTGCTAAGAGAATTAAGGACTTGCAGAGGACGAAGAGCCAGCTGGAGTACGAACTATCACTATCGGGAGTCCCAAGCGCTCTCCTAGAAAAACTGGAAGAGAAGGACAAGGAAATCCAGGAACTGCAGAAGGTGGCTGAGGATCTAAAGAAGGAGTACATAAGAAGGTTAACAGCAGTTAAGGAGGAGTTCGTCAGGACAGCTAATTCCTTGCTAAGACAGCTAGAATTCAACCTAGAAGCTGAAATAAACGACAACTACCAGTTGGTTGTGAGGAGGAATGGGACCGTGATGGACCTCAAGAAGCTCTCGTCATCGGAGAGGACGTCCTTAGCGTTGATCCTAGTACTTACCGCGCTTAAGGCCTTCTTCAAGACCCCGTACTTCATCGTAGACGAGTCGTTCATGACCTTCGACCAGAAAAGGTTTGACGCTCTCGTAAAATACTTGGCTAACGTTACGGACTACGTAATAGTGACAAAGAGCGATGAAAACTTGCAGATAGCTAAGGAGACCATGGAACCTCAAGTTTCTTCATAA
- a CDS encoding 16S rRNA methyltransferase gives MIVLTAGNNLRVNVVLLESSLELIPREISNHPSVVKNAKKRGKKPTEVLLDISVHYFAMKNLKDREKRGRPDIVHSAMILFLTEPFVRGDLYIHTIGSKIIKVNREVRPPKNYNRFVSLMEQLLINGKVPPGSQNPLMEVTDLTLSDLSKEYKLVLLNEDGIYVPPTKLCEEIDDKTLLGIGAFPHGKFSREVLELFKESYSISSVPLETNQVLCRILSSCNEKLGWP, from the coding sequence GTGATTGTTCTGACCGCGGGGAACAACTTGAGAGTTAACGTCGTTTTGCTCGAGTCGTCTCTAGAACTTATCCCCCGCGAAATCTCCAATCACCCTAGCGTGGTGAAGAACGCCAAGAAGAGAGGTAAGAAGCCCACGGAAGTCCTCCTTGACATATCTGTGCATTACTTCGCAATGAAAAACTTGAAGGACAGGGAAAAGAGGGGACGGCCTGACATTGTCCACTCGGCCATGATCCTTTTCCTCACGGAACCGTTTGTGAGGGGAGACCTCTACATACACACGATAGGCTCGAAGATTATCAAGGTAAACAGGGAGGTAAGACCACCCAAGAACTATAACAGATTTGTGAGCTTAATGGAACAGCTTTTAATTAACGGAAAGGTTCCCCCTGGATCACAGAACCCCCTAATGGAAGTGACAGACCTCACTCTCTCCGACCTCTCCAAGGAATATAAGCTAGTCCTACTCAACGAGGACGGTATTTACGTCCCTCCCACTAAGCTGTGCGAGGAAATAGACGATAAAACCTTGTTAGGCATTGGGGCCTTTCCCCATGGGAAGTTTTCTAGAGAGGTCTTGGAGCTTTTCAAGGAATCTTATTCGATCAGCTCCGTGCCATTGGAGACTAACCAAGTGCTGTGCAGAATACTCTCGAGTTGCAACGAGAAACTAGGCTGGCCCTGA
- a CDS encoding metallophosphoesterase — protein sequence MGLFGRKNNSQSSAGTVKLLFTSDVHGSDIVFKKFLNAGKMYKVDALVIGGDLAGKALYPIVDLGEGKYEVDGKVVGKEGLQQVIAEIRNSGNYYVITDRKEVELMKEDKRKLDEAFKNAISDVLRNWMKIAEEKLSDFNVPVYYNLGNDDPEYMFDVLSESDKFVKTEGRVIQIGKYEMVSFGYVNPTPWHTPREMEEDKLYVKLKEEAEKVSDAEMAIFNFHAPPYNTNIDNAPLLDNDLRPVVRGGEIVMTHVGSTSVRKVEEEYQPLLGLHGHIHESRGFDKVEKTLVINPGSEYGEGILHAVYVVLEGKKVKAYQFIIG from the coding sequence ATGGGGCTATTTGGAAGGAAGAACAATTCCCAGTCTTCTGCCGGCACAGTAAAGCTGTTGTTCACTTCCGACGTTCACGGCTCCGACATCGTTTTCAAGAAATTCCTTAACGCCGGGAAGATGTATAAAGTAGACGCCCTCGTAATCGGTGGAGACCTCGCGGGCAAGGCGCTGTACCCTATCGTAGACTTGGGCGAAGGAAAATACGAAGTTGATGGAAAAGTAGTGGGGAAAGAGGGGCTACAGCAGGTCATTGCCGAGATAAGAAACTCGGGCAATTACTACGTCATAACCGACAGGAAAGAGGTTGAATTGATGAAAGAGGACAAGAGGAAACTGGACGAAGCTTTCAAAAACGCGATATCCGACGTTCTAAGGAACTGGATGAAAATAGCGGAGGAGAAGCTCTCCGACTTTAACGTTCCTGTGTACTACAACCTTGGCAACGACGACCCAGAGTACATGTTTGACGTGCTCTCAGAGAGCGACAAGTTCGTGAAAACTGAGGGTAGGGTAATTCAGATAGGGAAGTACGAAATGGTGTCCTTCGGGTACGTAAACCCCACGCCTTGGCACACGCCTAGGGAAATGGAAGAGGACAAGCTTTACGTAAAGTTAAAGGAGGAAGCGGAGAAGGTAAGCGACGCAGAGATGGCCATATTCAACTTCCACGCTCCACCGTACAACACGAACATAGACAACGCACCCCTCTTAGATAACGATCTAAGGCCAGTAGTTAGGGGAGGGGAAATAGTTATGACCCACGTAGGTTCCACTTCCGTGAGGAAGGTTGAAGAGGAGTACCAACCCCTTCTAGGGCTTCACGGCCACATACACGAGTCCAGGGGATTCGATAAGGTCGAGAAAACCCTTGTAATAAACCCTGGTAGCGAGTACGGTGAGGGAATTCTCCACGCTGTTTACGTAGTGCTAGAGGGAAAGAAGGTTAAGGCTTACCAGTTCATCATAGGGTAA
- a CDS encoding 2,3-diphosphoglycerate-dependent phosphoglycerate mutase encodes MVVVVFVRHGQSESNVNKVLSHDVHSYPLTEEGKEQSKRTAKELKKLKVGKIFTSPVLRAYQTATIIGNELGLIPIIDDRLKERHLGDLNNKRFDPNSHWKLKLIRGEIEVKDLEPWESMKRRMTDFLNSVPESDSVVVAVSHYDPIRALIGHILDLDDISAYGISLLNASMTVIEHEREKGRFYIHSIGSPVISSTLLSKLNRYIISTNI; translated from the coding sequence ATGGTGGTAGTGGTATTTGTTAGACACGGTCAGAGCGAGTCCAACGTTAACAAGGTATTGTCACACGACGTGCACTCGTACCCTTTAACCGAAGAAGGAAAGGAGCAGAGTAAGAGAACTGCAAAGGAACTAAAGAAACTTAAGGTGGGCAAGATCTTCACGAGTCCTGTCCTAAGGGCCTACCAGACTGCCACTATAATAGGCAACGAGCTTGGCTTGATCCCCATAATAGACGACAGACTTAAGGAAAGACATTTGGGAGACCTAAATAACAAGAGGTTTGACCCTAACAGCCACTGGAAGCTCAAGCTGATTAGGGGAGAGATAGAGGTTAAGGACCTAGAGCCGTGGGAGTCAATGAAAAGGAGGATGACGGACTTCTTGAATTCGGTGCCAGAGTCCGACTCGGTAGTTGTAGCAGTTAGCCATTACGACCCTATACGGGCTCTAATAGGGCACATCCTAGACCTAGACGACATCTCAGCCTACGGGATCTCTTTACTCAACGCCAGCATGACAGTAATAGAACACGAGAGGGAGAAAGGTAGGTTCTACATACACTCAATAGGTTCTCCAGTAATATCTTCTACACTGTTATCTAAACTCAACAGATATATTATAAGTACTAATATATGA
- the yjjX gene encoding inosine/xanthosine triphosphatase: MLVSVGSTNPAKVDAVRIAIETVGLNAEVVPVEVEPGVSPQPMCEETYVGARNRAVKSLKKTGADLGIGIEGGVCVDMGFPVAFAVVYVVSNEGKENMSRSASFTLPKSVFEMVLRGVELGEAVDKLFSLTGSKYNVGAIGVLTKYIDRTRLYVDPVIMALYPFYNNVE, translated from the coding sequence ATGTTAGTTTCAGTGGGCAGTACAAATCCGGCCAAGGTTGACGCGGTCAGGATTGCAATAGAGACCGTGGGACTTAATGCAGAAGTAGTGCCTGTGGAAGTTGAGCCTGGGGTGTCACCCCAGCCCATGTGCGAAGAGACCTACGTAGGTGCTAGGAATAGGGCCGTGAAGTCGTTAAAAAAGACTGGGGCAGACCTAGGGATAGGCATAGAAGGGGGAGTATGCGTAGATATGGGCTTTCCCGTGGCCTTTGCGGTAGTGTACGTTGTAAGCAATGAGGGAAAGGAGAACATGTCGAGGTCGGCCTCCTTCACCTTGCCCAAGAGCGTATTCGAAATGGTACTAAGGGGGGTGGAGCTCGGAGAAGCAGTGGACAAGTTGTTTTCCCTCACTGGCTCCAAGTACAACGTTGGAGCAATAGGCGTTCTCACCAAGTACATCGACAGGACGAGGCTCTACGTCGACCCAGTTATAATGGCATTATACCCGTTTTATAACAATGTTGAATAG
- a CDS encoding FAD-binding oxidoreductase: MYDLAVIGGGVTGLLLANRFQHEKVVVIDDSDSKNSKASLWSIMPPLCGELYDDCLSVVRAYEELCKKLGVPFRRVHIIRKSEKGLNGKKISREDIRALEPSIDLDEAEYFDNGLFVEGEDLLMKLRENLNVVKAEVVEVVRKGNRVDSVLTSKGEIRASNFAFTTGFKTSTLFPEIPLQLYKGHLITTRKAGLRGILIYKDRIAVEGRYLYLNGDSVKDTSKEVNYEEVNRTLRTLSEVLSIDTHDISIRVGFRTASQDGRPIVRKVAENALLITGYRFGFALAPVLVERARSQL; encoded by the coding sequence ATGTATGACCTAGCAGTCATAGGAGGGGGAGTAACTGGGCTATTGCTGGCAAATAGGTTTCAGCACGAGAAAGTAGTTGTCATTGACGATAGCGACTCCAAAAACTCTAAGGCCAGTTTATGGAGCATAATGCCACCATTGTGCGGAGAGCTCTACGATGACTGTCTATCAGTGGTAAGGGCATACGAGGAACTGTGCAAGAAACTGGGAGTGCCTTTCAGGAGGGTTCACATAATAAGAAAGTCTGAAAAGGGTCTGAACGGGAAGAAGATCAGTAGGGAAGACATAAGAGCCTTGGAGCCCTCAATAGACCTCGACGAGGCTGAGTACTTTGACAATGGCCTATTTGTGGAGGGGGAAGATTTGCTGATGAAACTAAGGGAGAACCTCAACGTGGTGAAGGCTGAGGTAGTGGAGGTAGTCAGAAAGGGGAATAGAGTCGACTCCGTGTTGACTAGCAAGGGCGAGATAAGGGCGAGCAACTTCGCGTTCACCACGGGGTTCAAGACCAGCACCCTGTTTCCAGAGATCCCTCTCCAGCTGTATAAAGGCCACTTGATAACCACCCGAAAAGCTGGCCTAAGAGGCATCTTAATCTACAAGGATAGGATAGCGGTGGAGGGAAGGTATTTATACTTGAACGGAGATTCCGTAAAAGACACCTCAAAGGAAGTGAACTACGAGGAGGTGAACAGAACTTTGAGGACGTTATCTGAGGTCTTAAGCATAGACACCCACGATATCTCCATAAGGGTGGGCTTTAGGACAGCGTCGCAGGACGGCAGACCCATAGTGAGAAAGGTGGCAGAGAACGCCTTGCTTATAACGGGGTATAGATTTGGCTTTGCTCTGGCCCCAGTCTTGGTCGAGAGGGCTAGGTCTCAGCTATGA
- a CDS encoding cation transporter, whose protein sequence is MLPLEKLNSASRVFLVTSVMIFGVTGIEIVFARIYNSSLLIVDSYHGFLDAFGALLYSILLKIVYRRTRRFPWGLYNLESLAILMTSGVIVFLSVDYLSMVFKANYEVPSWLSAFAWASSGITLVAYLIERSYSWIGVVRTDLLHSKLDFVMEIISGIAIISENYYFNVSVIVVIILFILVDTAREVKESILSLVGASCECPMKERIYEILKGFNIDVSKVYVRRLGSFFMVYVIVRMPENAELRKAYKVRKKVNRIVYSFDSVVMVEVKIVPKKVKTTKGKKLANVLEKSANDKVNEVDRAQPKPTGKSSTRV, encoded by the coding sequence TTGCTTCCATTAGAGAAGCTAAACTCAGCCTCCAGGGTATTCCTTGTTACCAGCGTCATGATTTTTGGGGTCACGGGCATTGAAATAGTTTTCGCCAGGATTTACAACTCTTCCTTACTTATAGTCGACTCCTACCACGGTTTCTTGGACGCGTTTGGGGCACTGCTCTATTCCATTCTGTTAAAGATAGTGTACAGAAGGACAAGGCGGTTCCCATGGGGCCTCTACAATCTCGAGAGCCTAGCTATCTTGATGACCTCTGGCGTCATTGTCTTTCTCTCGGTGGACTACCTTTCCATGGTGTTTAAGGCCAACTACGAGGTGCCAAGCTGGTTGTCCGCATTTGCTTGGGCCTCCTCTGGAATAACCCTCGTTGCCTACCTCATAGAGAGGAGTTACAGCTGGATAGGCGTTGTAAGGACTGACCTGCTTCACAGCAAGCTGGATTTCGTCATGGAAATAATCAGTGGGATTGCAATAATTTCTGAGAACTACTACTTCAACGTTTCAGTGATAGTTGTCATAATACTATTTATCCTGGTAGATACCGCCAGGGAAGTCAAGGAATCTATCCTGTCCCTAGTAGGGGCCAGTTGCGAGTGCCCTATGAAGGAGAGGATATATGAGATACTCAAAGGTTTCAACATTGACGTGTCCAAGGTATACGTGAGGAGGCTTGGCTCGTTCTTCATGGTATACGTTATAGTTAGGATGCCGGAGAACGCGGAGCTTAGGAAGGCATACAAGGTCAGGAAAAAGGTCAACAGGATAGTCTACTCGTTTGACTCGGTGGTCATGGTAGAGGTAAAGATAGTACCTAAAAAGGTTAAAACCACCAAGGGGAAGAAATTGGCAAATGTACTTGAAAAAAGCGCGAATGATAAAGTTAATGAGGTCGATAGGGCCCAACCCAAGCCTACTGGCAAAAGTTCTACGAGAGTCTGA
- a CDS encoding NAD(P)-binding protein produces MKILVLGSGYAGLTAAYKLKKFTDFDITLISKSRVVMENTIFPGLLIGLVDVNDTQFDAAEDSKKEDRVCRGRSPRRSPRVKRGEDK; encoded by the coding sequence ATGAAAATCTTAGTCCTAGGTTCAGGCTATGCAGGGTTAACAGCAGCGTATAAGCTTAAGAAGTTCACCGACTTCGACATTACATTAATATCCAAGTCTAGAGTCGTCATGGAAAACACGATATTCCCTGGTCTGTTGATAGGGTTGGTGGACGTAAACGACACCCAATTTGACGCTGCTGAGGACTCTAAAAAGGAGGATAGAGTTTGTAGAGGCAGAAGTCCAAGACGTTCTCCCCGAGTCAAACGAGGTGAAGACAAGTAA
- the trxA gene encoding thioredoxin codes for MSSDYDSELEKLLNKKLKQLINENKRMQEKHEEKELVAHLTSETFDDFIRSHKVAIVDFWAEWCAPCIILAPIIEELARDYPQVGFGKLNSDENPDIASRYGVMSLPTVIFFKDGEPVDEVLGAVPREELEVRLKQLIK; via the coding sequence ATGAGCTCGGACTACGACTCTGAACTTGAAAAGCTCCTAAACAAAAAGCTTAAACAGCTCATCAACGAAAATAAGCGTATGCAAGAAAAACACGAAGAAAAGGAACTAGTTGCTCACCTCACTTCAGAGACATTCGACGATTTCATAAGATCGCACAAGGTAGCTATAGTCGACTTCTGGGCAGAGTGGTGCGCCCCATGTATAATCTTGGCGCCAATAATCGAAGAGCTAGCCAGGGACTACCCACAAGTGGGCTTTGGGAAGCTCAACTCTGACGAGAACCCAGACATAGCATCTAGGTATGGCGTGATGAGCCTGCCTACCGTGATATTCTTCAAGGACGGTGAACCAGTGGACGAAGTCCTAGGGGCAGTCCCCAGGGAAGAGCTAGAGGTAAGGCTTAAACAGCTGATAAAGTGA
- a CDS encoding ABC transporter substrate-binding protein, with translation MVTIKVGALADSGDLYPFIPLMEGRVRPEGFNLEFEVIPTVQKVNEKVLKREVDVSVPSAAMYPYIQGDYFILSNAVASAIDGITGMPILSSEKMDVKDLSNSRLIVHGPNTTAFTLYRLLIGKYKKLVIIERVLDEIKALGKEGDVLVAVHEIKMMYAMKKLGVTPNVVTSMWDLWKRVSNDTPMPMGMVVFNKDLGRDLALKFKETYEKSKKYAEKHLDEIIPKDVEIMREAQGVNIDKEIVERTIWADIQEYNVPQEKVIEGLNKFYKLAEERGVLPNVINLDVV, from the coding sequence ATGGTAACAATAAAAGTTGGTGCCCTAGCAGACTCCGGAGACCTATATCCCTTTATCCCACTCATGGAGGGAAGGGTAAGGCCAGAAGGGTTTAACCTCGAGTTTGAGGTGATACCGACGGTCCAGAAAGTGAACGAGAAAGTCTTAAAGAGGGAAGTTGACGTCTCTGTCCCATCGGCTGCCATGTACCCCTATATTCAGGGCGACTACTTTATCCTGAGCAACGCAGTCGCTTCAGCCATAGACGGGATCACCGGTATGCCAATACTTTCCAGCGAAAAGATGGACGTAAAGGACTTGAGCAACTCAAGGCTTATAGTTCACGGTCCTAACACCACTGCCTTCACTCTTTATAGGCTCCTCATAGGCAAGTACAAGAAGCTGGTCATCATAGAGAGGGTGTTGGACGAGATAAAAGCCCTTGGTAAGGAGGGTGACGTCCTAGTAGCTGTTCACGAGATTAAGATGATGTATGCCATGAAGAAGCTTGGCGTCACCCCCAACGTTGTCACCAGCATGTGGGACTTATGGAAGAGGGTGTCCAACGACACTCCTATGCCCATGGGAATGGTGGTCTTCAACAAGGACTTGGGAAGGGACCTAGCACTAAAGTTCAAGGAAACCTACGAGAAGAGCAAGAAGTACGCTGAAAAGCACTTGGACGAGATAATTCCCAAGGACGTTGAGATAATGAGGGAAGCCCAAGGCGTAAACATAGACAAGGAGATCGTAGAAAGGACTATATGGGCTGACATCCAGGAGTACAACGTCCCACAAGAGAAGGTGATAGAGGGGCTGAACAAGTTCTACAAGTTGGCCGAGGAAAGGGGAGTATTACCTAATGTGATCAACCTAGACGTCGTCTAA
- a CDS encoding RNAse P, Rpr2/Rpp21 subunit, with protein MKGRILKRAMRLIDDAVDLARRGEIELAKDYVTLAKEYCSKTRTKLPLNYKRKVCRKCNVPLIPGVTERRRIRGKILIRTCLLCGWTRRYDLRKNKRENKEAKDGGNRR; from the coding sequence ATGAAAGGAAGGATACTTAAGAGGGCTATGAGGCTTATTGACGACGCCGTCGACTTAGCCAGAAGGGGCGAGATAGAACTAGCAAAAGATTACGTAACGCTGGCAAAGGAGTACTGTTCAAAGACTAGAACCAAGTTGCCGTTAAATTACAAGAGAAAGGTCTGCAGGAAGTGCAATGTCCCCCTTATTCCCGGAGTAACTGAGAGAAGGAGGATAAGGGGAAAGATTTTAATTAGGACTTGCCTATTATGTGGGTGGACAAGACGCTATGACCTCAGAAAGAATAAACGAGAGAATAAAGAGGCTAAAGATGGGGGAAACAGACGTTAG